The Paramixta manurensis region CAGACGTACGGTTTTCTGATTAACGCCCGGAAAGCCAAGGCGCTGTAGGTTCTCAACCGTGGCGGCGTAATCGTTTTTACTACGATTCGAAACATAGAACATGGTACCGCCGTGGCTATTAACATATTGCGCGAAACTGACAGCGCCGGGGATCGCCGTCGCCTGACGCGCCTGCGTCCAACGAGACCAGGTATCATCCGCAAACGGCTTACCGGCTTTGACTTGCCACGCGCTATAGGCACTGTTATCAATCATGGTTTCATCCAGATCGACCACCACCGCTTTCGGTTTCCCGGTCAGCGATGGCGCGTTATCGAAGGCGAGCGTGGCAAAGTTAAACGCCTGATATGCCAGCGCCTGATATTCGCCCGATTGTTGGAACCAGTTTAACGCCATCACCGATTGTTGATTGAGCTGGTCGGTTGCCTGCTGCTCAGCATTTTGCGCACAACCAGCCAGCGTCAACAGCATCACTACCGATGCGCCACAGAGCGAAACTTTGTTCATTTTTTTCATCCTTTTTGCTCTCAACGGAAAGGGAAAAGCATTGTCACAATGACGCCGCCACAAAAAGCTTTAAAAATGTAGCATTTAACGCGTAACGTATCGGGAACAAATCGTCAGAAATGCGTGTTGGGAGAAAAAATGTATGCATAGCGCGACACATTCACGCTCTTCTGCCCTGCTGGACTCGTTAGGTTGGGTAGAACATGCGTTTTTACCGGCAGGTGAAAGACCGGCGGAACACACCGCCTTTGCGCATCAACGCCACACCGCTACCGTGGTACTCGATGCCGAAGCCTTCCCGCCCAAAAGTCATGAAGCCGATGGCGTCATTAGCATCACCACACGCCCGGTCGCGGTGTATACCGCCGATTGTCTGCCCATTTTAATTGCCGATACGCGTCAACGTCACGTCGCGGCAGTACATGCCGGACTGAAAGGCGCACT contains the following coding sequences:
- a CDS encoding 5'-nucleotidase, lipoprotein e(P4) family; translated protein: MNKVSLCGASVVMLLTLAGCAQNAEQQATDQLNQQSVMALNWFQQSGEYQALAYQAFNFATLAFDNAPSLTGKPKAVVVDLDETMIDNSAYSAWQVKAGKPFADDTWSRWTQARQATAIPGAVSFAQYVNSHGGTMFYVSNRSKNDYAATVENLQRLGFPGVNQKTVRLSSDSSNKQTRFDAIKAEGYNVVLYIGDNLNDFGGATWHQGNPQRRSFVSQNHRLFGTQFIILPNPLYGDWESGLADGYNKLSSQQKLQTRAANLKAWDGK